The sequence below is a genomic window from Oreochromis aureus strain Israel breed Guangdong linkage group 12, ZZ_aureus, whole genome shotgun sequence.
aataaaaaaacaagaaaaagctttttttgttcATTAGGGTGAGAGGGGAGCCAGCTCAGTTGTGTGCTTATTGGAAAATAAACGCTTTTTTCTACCGTCTTGTCTCAGTTGAGTCGGACTTGTTAACAGCCTTCAGTGTCACAGCTCTTATTTTGACTTTGTGCCTATCATAGGTAGAAGAGAGAGTAAAAAGTATCAAAGcattaatgttaaaaatagTTCAGTTAGCAGCGCTGTGAATGCAGGACTTTAACTTTTATCTAAATGTACAATTGATCCACATAAAAAGTATACAAAGAGTTTACTGGAGTTTCtggacatttttaaaagcaaaaatggtCATTGAGTGTTGAATCAGAGCTTCCCACCTGAGCCCtcagaatcagctgattttttttttcatgcataaACTttctatattattattattattattattattatgatgatgaaAATTCATAGTTATAAGGTCTCAAAATACATAATCTGATATCTGACATGAGTTTCCCAGCACTTTTAATCCCTCATAACTTTTACATACATGAGATGGCAACATTAAACTTTCAGGGTTGAAAAATGTATTCAAGCTCAGATTCAAGACCACAACCAAACTAATTTCAAATCCGTGTTGCACTCTAAAgccaaaatatttttattattacagtGACGCAGAATAACAGAAACAAGAACCGACAACCTGGATGTTTGTGTGATGACTCACTAACAAAACAAGTACAATGTGTAAACTTTGAGCGGTTACATCACCATGTGGTTCTGGTGTTTTGTCAAATTTCGACATGAAAGGGCTCATTTGTACCTACATTTTGATACTATGATCCTCTTCCAGCAATGATTCCTTATGACTCAAGAGAATTTCGTCATTCAGGTGGTGCTAGCTGAGGTGAATGTAAAATTGATATGGCTGCtatttttcttcaaaaatatttatatcattattattattattatgttaaaaaatgtttaccTTGATTAAACAACCTAAAATTATTAAACTTTGTACCTTTTTAGATGTTTATTGCATGactatgcagatgacactaTTTGCCTTATTGAAGGATTTGGTTGATTTTATGTGGAACGACTCAATGAGAATGGCAATCACtcgtttattttgttgtattttataaGCTTTGAATCCTTTATAACATCCTGCAATTTTTCAGATAAATGTTGTGGTATAAAAAGTGCACATTGATCTGAAAGACAGTGGAGCAGTATTTAGTCAAATTGAGTAGAAGCCTAATACAAGCCTGTCTTTAGAGCTCCCATtcatgacaaacatgttttggtAAATCTCACTCCTCCTGGATGTTTGAGCATTTTGCAGATTGATGGTGGGTTCATATCTGCAAGTGGTTCCTGAGCTCACCAAAAATCTCACATAATCAAGCACGAGGTGGCTAAATGCGCCATGGAAAAACCACAGCAGGCAAAAATTATACAGTAGCTCACTGTTACTCTGCACCACTGCCCATTATTATGAGAGCCCGGAGGGAACGCATTCACTTTTTATGCTTCCTTTCATGGCTGCACAGGATTTTACAGTTAGGGCCAGCACACTGCAGATCATTGTGAAATAATGTCCCACTTTCccaccacacacaaaaaagcgTGCTTCCATCCCTCATAGTGGCATCATATTCCTGGCCTCCTCTTCATAAATGTCAGGTATCTCTCCCATGGATGAGGACACCATGCGGACAGAGTTGCAACCACGAAGCTCCCCCTCATACTGGATGAGCTGTTTCCAGAACCCGTTATTGGGTCTCACGACAGGGCGACAGGTCCTGACCCAGCCGTGGGCCTCTAGGAGGCTCACGCCGCGGTGCTTCATTAGGTAAGCCATGCACAGGGCTCCGGAGCGGCTCACCCCGGCGTTGCAGTGCACCAGCGTGCGGCCGCTGCTCTCCGCTGTAACCTGGATTTTATCCGCCACCTCGTCAAAGTGATCGCTGAGTCGAGACCCCGGGGTGTCAGAGACCGGGATGTGGATGTACTCCACCCCTGGAAGGGGCGAGTCGCTGCTCTTTCTCTCAGTGACGTTGATGATGCAGGTTATCCCGCAGCCAGTCACCTGGCGGGGATCACCGGCCGCTCGGGCATTACTCAGGTAAAGACAGTCGGTGACTCGGCACAGACCCGAGAGAGCCGACGGAGCTGGCTGATGCATGGATAACGTCACATTCAGCGATGCTTCACAGTTTGTTCATACAAATCGAGCCAGCGCGCGCACGGCTAGGGCAGCGAGGTACATGCAGTGGTACGGCGACTCAGGAAGGCCAAACATCTGTGAGCGCGCAAGCTGGCGCCTCCATCTGGATGGGGGTTTTATCAGGTAGATAGCATGGGCGTATTAATGAAATGTAAATACCCTTTCTTAGTGACGTACTAGGCAGCTTTATACTGACAGCTATGCAGTGGGATCACAATTCAAATAACCTAcactgtgaaaacaaacaaacaaacgttaAACATCCCAGTTTTAATGAATCATCAACATTATGATCATCATGTTAATGACTTTTAAAAGAAATCAAGATTCGCTGTGTGGCGTCAGTAATTGAACCCAAAGTGCAGGACTGGGAACacataacataaaaatgaaaaaacagctttattgctacGCTCCAACAAAAGCACAAAGATAAGCAGGCACACAGGACACAGCTCAGAGAGAGGACTGAGACGACATATACTCACAAAGGATAACGAGGGTACAAGCAACAGGTAGGAGGACAGCTGAAACTAATAACAGATAATAAGTGTGTGGGAGTAGAATCAAAGCGAAAGCACACGACgagagactatcaaaataagacaggaaataaCCAGCACCGAGACCAGGACTGAGCCAGGAATTTGACAAAGAGATAGAAGATAAACGCAGAGACAAGAATGGGAATGCAAAATGGAGATTAATAAAGCTTTCATCAACTAAAGCAATCGGGGAACTAAAGGCACAGAAAACAACTGGACTTTAAGTTTCGTAAAGATGTTTCCTCTCATCCAAGAGCTTCTTCACTCAAATGGTGCAAAGTCCTGGGTATTTaaaagaagcttcttggatgaaagATGAAACATCTTCACGAAAGTCCAGTGAGTTTTTCCCCCCCAGCTCCTTGGCCTACCATGACCTCAAAAACGGAGATATACAGAATAGAAAACAGGCTCATAATCCCCCCCAAAAAGCAAACATGAAaactcaaaatgtaaaaataatggtaattttaagtttatttaaatgttgaagTGTTTGGTAACTGGGGAGACCGACTGCTGTAGTTTTGAAAGCAACTCATTCTTGTTTCTTGTCAGGTCTCTCAGACTAATCTTCCTCCTCAGTAAGTGGAATGCAGCCCAGTTGAACTGAGATCAGCTGATTAACTCAGCCAGTCAAGAATGTTCCAGGTCCTGATCCAGAAAAGCAGCATTTTATTTAGTTGGCAGTAAAATCAAGAGTAAAAGCCAGTGTCCCACTTCCACTGGCAGCCCAGGAGGTTCAACCCCTGGCAGAACCACATTCTTTGGGTCaggaccccccccccctcccaaaaagTTCCTCTTTCTAAAGCTTTTCTCTTTGACAGACACTATTTGTTTCATCAGTTTATCACTTCACTggttttcttattattattgttttattgaaacttttcatttctgtttctgAGAATTATCGGAGGTTAACAGCTGGTGTCGGATGCTCTTTTATGCTCATGATTGATGACACGCAGCCTAATGTTGTTCTTTTTCTGCTTATCCATGAGATTTTTATAACTTGTTTCCAGTTTTCCTGTTGATTTGCTGTGAAATAATTAAGCCCTTTATCAATTATACCTGAAAATTAAGGCTAATCTGAGTAATGTGAGCTCTTTTGTTCATGAATTAAAATCACGATAACAGCTAGATGTCTGAAAAAGTATTTAGTTGGCAAATGTCCATTTTTTAAGAGCTTTCAATATTTGCTGGGATTCACTCGTAGACTTGGCATTTTCAGTCGAGTACCCGTTACTTGAAATTGAATGTGTTGAATCACAGCACTGAGAAGATAAGAAATATTGTTCAAACACCAATTTGGATGAGTGAATGCAAAGCAGGCAGAAGAAGAGGTGTGAGATTATGTGTACGTGTAGAAAGCAGCTAACAATGAAGAAACATCAACCACTGGTTATGTTACAGTAAGCACAATCACAGCACGTCACTGTAGTGTGCCTTGATTTGAGGTGGTTGCATGCAGGCCTTGTTGGTGGTGCCTGCAGGCAGTCCTCTCGTTGCCCGGGAAACACAGATGGTGGATGAAGGGGGCGCATACAAAAGACCATAAACCTGTGGCAGCAGCTGGAGACCGAGACCAGCGATTAATTCAGGTCTGCGCGCTGAGTGAAAGAAGTTACTGTTCTCATTAATACCCTCGGCTCATGTTCTTTGTCCCGAGGCTTCCGACTCcactttatcctgttttccgtGGACTGGACTCCCGTCAGTGCGCAGCTGTTGTTGGCACTCCCACATCTGCTTCTCTCCGCTCGGCAGCCATATAGAGAAGACGCACAGCCGCGGTTCGTGTTAGTAGCGTGCTGCGACTCGATCCAACCAGCCTTTCAGTGCGGGCGTAATCACTGCGCACACACACGACGCCTGTTTTACCGTCTGATCGGCTTGCAGTCAGCCTGGTAGAGGAAGACgaagaaagcagaaaaaaggcGAAGAAGGAGCGATCTTTTCTTATCGTTTGGTGACAGGTGGATGTGGATCCCGGAGATTActggtaggaaaaaaaaagagataatttatcattttataaTTTCCAATTATTCTGGTCTTCCGTTGCGTTCAACTTTTACCCCCTCTATCTCACCCAATCCTTTAATAAGATCTATGTTTTTAGGTAAACACTGACTCCTTTAATCCCTCCAAGTGAGGGCCTAGATTATAGAGAATATGTCTTGTAGGTTGTAGGGTGGTATGCTCATTTATCATAGactatgaaaaaaaatcttgtagttatttttaatctcaatacaTCTCTCAATAAAGCAGGATACAACATACCCTATACGTCTTTAATCTGCAGAGAACAAGCTGTAGTTATTATTTTTGCAGTGATTTGCCAAGAGCAATGTCAAATAGTCCCAGCCTTAACTTTGATCTTCTAATATTAGATTCACATCTAATATGAAGCATATATGAAGTATATATGAAGTATATACATAGTATACATGTCCATCTGACTCAGTATGGGTTTTGCCTTTTAGGTACTCCCTGTGGATTCATCCACAGCGctgcagacagagacacacaggacgCTGGGAGGATCCAGAAGGGAACCAACAACAGGACAGGTTATGTGTACAGACTGGATTGTCGTCATTATCATTTCTAGGGAGGTTAATTTTCAGGCCACATGGAAATTTAATAGCATTACTCAGTCATTTAGATAACTGATATTACTGATGCCTATCCTAAGTGACTCATATGTTTTTACAGTGGGTGTTTTTCAGTCCACCGTGTCTGAGACTAAATATAAAGcagtaaaaagaaacaaaaaaaaaaagatgaaagaacAACCAGTACCTGGGGGATCTTGTGAGGACAGTTGGGTTGTGTCCCacttttttctgctgctttgtgTTGTGTGCTCTTCTCCAGTTACACCGATGGAAAAAGCAGATTGTTGGGGGGGCTTGACAGGACTTCATTGTGCTCCCGGTGGCTTCGCTCCATTGCCCTCTACTGTGCTGCGTATGGACTGGTACAGGATCTATCCACAGATTTATACCAAtgactttttttcctccacattcACTTTTATGCTGTACACAGTGACTTCTTATATAAGTGCCGATGAATATAAAATGCAGAGCCAGTTTTTTATGGACTCAGTCATgcttttgtgtgagtgtgtgtccttgtgtgtttgtgttgagcCTCTATGCTGGCACAGAGGACAGATAAATGAAGACCAGCTAGAACGTGGGAGATCAGTTACGTGCTTAATCACTGacatttaatattattattattattatgcttgCTTTATGGTACTTTTCTCACGATTATGGTTAAGAAGTGAGATAAACCACAAATTGGATCATGTGACCAAATCGTATTAGCATAATCTGCCCCTTTGGTGATTTTATTCAAGATTTTTGTAGAAAAGGAAATATTTGTCAATATTTTTCAAACCAGTACAAAAATATATCTTTGTAATCATGCCATCACTCACTATATCCACATTATTTTATACTACACTATACCATCCTAATTCCCTTTATTGTGATTTGTCTTGCAGTGACGACCACATGGTGCCATTTTCCCTGCCCTGTACCTTCAGAAGAGAGAATCCGTGTTCCAGTGTTTTCCTACTGAGAGATGACTTCTGCTTTTGCAAATCAGTGCAAACAGTATTTCACTTGTTGCTTCGTAGTCAACATCAGTGTGCTCAGATTTAGCAGGGAGCTTTTTCATGGGTGTTGTGCAGAATAATTTGCTGCAGtgcgattttttttttgtaagtaatAAGCACATCCTGGCCCGTTCTCTGACTTTATTTTGCTGGTCAAAAACACTGATTCTGTAGCCATTGaccatcactcatgcatttTTCCTTTAGCTGCCACGTGCAGTGACCCATACTCTTTCTAACCCTCTCA
It includes:
- the zgc:153044 gene encoding dual specificity protein phosphatase 18, with product MHQPAPSALSGLCRVTDCLYLSNARAAGDPRQVTGCGITCIINVTERKSSDSPLPGVEYIHIPVSDTPGSRLSDHFDEVADKIQVTAESSGRTLVHCNAGVSRSGALCMAYLMKHRGVSLLEAHGWVRTCRPVVRPNNGFWKQLIQYEGELRGCNSVRMVSSSMGEIPDIYEEEARNMMPL